The following proteins come from a genomic window of Coffea arabica cultivar ET-39 chromosome 11c, Coffea Arabica ET-39 HiFi, whole genome shotgun sequence:
- the LOC113716923 gene encoding histone acetyltransferase HAC1: MNLQAHMSGQISGQVPNQSGPLPGISQQNGNPLTAQMQNPVAHANVPNMEPEFIRVRRNMQQRIFHYLMQRLQPAHDMPQRRIVDIVKRLEEALFKNAATKEEYMNIATLENRLHVLIERLPLSNQSQQYSHVNSSSSIGTMIPTPGMAQSGNSNLMATSAVDNGNTSNNIASSNINSGNFLPSHGPSVTAAHAGSFSSADGPSSNGYQQPPSNFAISSGGSNLVSSMGAQRMASQMIPTPGFNNPGSELINNTSSSQAYMNMESSSNVGAFSSVDSTAISQPLQQKQHVGGQNSRILHSLGSHMGGGIRSGMQQKSYGLSNGVLNGGLGMMTSNLHVVSGPGASEGYMTGTMYGNSPKPLQPSFDPNQRTLVQGDGYGVSTGDSSGSGNLYVPVTSVGSMMNNQNLNAVTLQSMPQTSSPLLSNQSHHSHTSQQVASIKPQSIDSMEKNFQNQNSLTENLGRSHPHQQFQQQSHQFQQAQLVQHQLQQKPQSQQHQLLPKNDAFGRSQLSSELPASVKTEPGMERSEGALHSQVPEHYQFSELPNQFGQNSLEEHSRGGAQLISFPSGPQDICPSLSQTSEQMQQLMHQNQFVTDSQSDFGCLPSGVQSDAVAQGQWYPESQDRSQVPGCFPHEQNVQEEFHQRIAGQDGAQQNNLSSDGSVVGQSSAASRLDKPSNVGGAACRSGNLSRDRQFRNQQRWLLFLRHARRCPAPEGKCPDPHCLTVQELLRHMEKCESLQCSFPRCCATKILISHHKRCKDASCPVCVPVKNFVQAQLKAFSRPHFGSGFVRSVNGSRKPYETGENTVRSNLKTIVETPEDLQPSIKRMKIEPPSQSVHEIQNPVVQAPTVSESQVFHTTQQTEQIVNPSMPMKSEVAEVKMEVSMNIGQGSPKNIVVKKDNSNDSCMQRTDADPVMSNNPAVLPKQASVKIEKEVDPAKEESNSLPADNAGASKSGKPKIKGVSLTELFTPEQVRQHIIGLRQWVGQSKAKAEKNQAMEQSMSENSCQLCAVEKLTFEPPPIYCTPCGARIKRNAMYYTIGTGDTRHYFCIPCYNEARGDTIIADGTAIPKARLEKKKNDEETEEWWVQCDKCEAWQHQICALFNGRRNDGGQAEYTCPNCYVEEVERGERKPLPQSAVLGAKDLPRTILSDHIEMRLAKRLKHERQERASVQGKNIDEVPGAEGLVVRVVSSVDKKLDVKSRFLEIFQEENYPLEFPYKSKVLLLFQKIEGVEVCLFGMYVQEFGSECQQPNHRRVYLSYLDSVKYFRPEVKTVTGEALRTYVYHEILIGYLEYCKKRGFTSCYIWACPPLKGEDYILYCHPEIQKTPKSDKLREWYLSMLRKASKENIVVDLTNLYDHFFVNTGECKAKVTAARLPYFDGDYWPGAAEDMIYQLQQEEDGRKQHKKGTIKKTITKRALKASGQTDLSGNASKDLLLMHKLGETICPMKEDFIMVHLQHACTHCCILMVSGNQWVCNQCKNFQLCDRCYEAEQKLEDRERHPINQKDKHALYRVEINDVPVDTKDKDEILESEFFDTRQAFLSLCQGNHYQYDTLRRAKHSSMMVLYHLHNPTAPAFVTTCNICFLDIEAGQGWRCETCPEYDICNSCYQKDGGIDHPHKLTNHPSMAERDAQNKEARQMRVLQLRKMLDLLVHASQCRSPQCQYPNCRKVKGLFRHGIQCKTRASGGCLLCKRMWYLLQLHARACKESECHVPRCRDLKEHLRRLQQQSDSRRRAAVMEMMRQRAAEVAGNAG, from the exons ATGAATCTACAGGCGCACATGTCAGGCCAAATTTCTGGCCAAGTACCAAATCAATCTGGTCCTTTGCCTGGAATATCCCAGCAAAATGGAAATCCTTTAACTGCCCAGATGCAAAATCCTGTTGCTCATGCAAATGTGCCCAATATGGAGCCCGAGTTTATAAGAGTACGCAGAAATATGCAGCAGAGAAT ATTTCACTATCTCATGCAGCGTTTGCAGCCTGCTCATGACATGCCACAAAGAAGGATCGTTGATATAGTGAAACGTTTAGAAGAGGCTCTGTTCAAAAATGCTGCTACAAAG GAGGAGTACATGAACATAGCTACCTTGGAGAATCGGTTGCATGTTTTAATTGAACGCCTGCCTCTGAGTAACCAGAGTCAGCAATACTCACATGTGAATTCTTCCTCTTCTATTGGTACAATGATACCAACTCCTGGCATGGCTCAAAGTGGGAATTCAAACCTGATGGCGACATCAGCTGTTGATAATGGAAATACTTCTAATAATATTGCTTCCTCCAATataaattctggaaatttcttGCCTTCCCATGGGCCCTCCGTGACTGCAGCACATGCTGGTTCATTCAGTTCAGCTGATG GACCATCTTCAAATGGATATCAGCAGCCACCTTCCAATTTTGCCATCAGTTCTGGTGGAAGCAATTTGGTGTCATCTATGGGAGCACAAAGAATGGCAAGCCAAATGATCCCTACTCCTGGATTTAATAATCCAGGCAGTGAGCTTATTAATAATACCAGTAGTAGTCAAGCATACATGAATATGGAGTCATCAAGTAATGTTGGTGCATTTTCAAGTGTTGATTCTACGGCAATATCCCAACCGCTGCAGCAAAAGCAGCATGTTGGTGGTCAAAACAGCCGAATTTTGCACAGCCTTGGCAGCCACATGGGTGGCGGGATTAGGTCTGGCATGCAGCAGAAGTCCTATGGACTATCAAATGGAGTCTTAAATGGAGGATTAGGAATGATGACAAGCAATCTGCATGTAGTAAGTGGTCCTGGGGCTTCAGAGGGCTATATGACTGGCACTATGTACGGAAACTCACCCAAGCCTTTGCAACCATCTTTTGATCCAAATCAACGAACATTGGTACAAG GGGATGGATATGGGGTTAGCACTGGGGATTCTTCAGGATCTGGAAATTTATACGTCCCTGTAACTTCTGTTGGTTCGATGATGAACAATCAGAACTTGAATGCAGTTACCTTGCAGTCTATGCCTCAAACGAGCTCTCCATTGTTGTCAAATCAGTCACATCACTCGCACACTTCTCAACAGGTGGCAAGCATTAAACCTCAGTCCATTGATTCCATGgaaaagaattttcaaaaccAAAATTCACTGACAGAGAATCTTGGGCGATCCCATCCACACCAACAATTTCAGCAGCAGTCTCATCAATTTCAGCAAGCACAACTGGTTCAGCATCAACTCCAGCAAAAGCCGCAAAGTCAGCAGCACCAGCTTTTACCAAAGAATGATGCTTTTGGCCGGTCTCAGCTCTCATCAGAGTTACCTGCCTCAGTTAAGACTGAACCAGGGATGGAGCGTAGTGAAGGGGCTCTACATTCTCAAGTCCCTGAACACTACCAGTTCTCTGAATTGCCAAATCAGTTTGGGCAGAATTCTTTGGAGGAGCATTCTAGAGGAGGTGCACAATTAATTTCTTTTCCATCTGGCCCACAAGACATTTGTCCATCGCTATCTCAGACTTCAGAGCAAATGCAACAATTAATGCATCAGAACCAGTTTGTTACTGACTCACAAAGTGATTTTGGCTGCCTCCCTAGTGGGGTTCAATCAGATGCTGTGGCACAGGGCCAGTGGTATCCCGAGTCTCAGGATCGTTCACAGGTCCCAGGGTGCTTCCCACATGAACAAAATGTTCAAGAGGAATTTCACCAGAGAATTGCAGGGCAAGATGGAGCCCAGCAAAATAATTTATCCTCAGATGGTTCTGTTGTTGGTCAATCTTCTGCTGCTTCTAGATTGGATAAGCCTTCAAATGTAGGTGGAGCTGCCTGCAGATCTGGTAATCTTAGTCGTGACAGGCAGTTCAGGAATCAGCAGAGATGGCTTCTGTTTTTGCGACATGCTCGTCGTTGTCCTGCTCCAGAAGGGAAATGTCCAGATCCCCATTGCTTAACAGTTCAAGAGTTATTGAGGCATATGGAAAAGTGTGAATCATTACAATGCTCGTTTCCTCGTTGCTGTGCAACAAAGATTCTAATTAGTCATCATAAGCGGTGCAAAGATGCTAGTTGCCCTGTTTGCGTTCCCGTAAAAAATTTTGTGCAGGCCCAGTTAAAGGCATTTAGTCGGCCCCATTTTGGTTCTGGTTTTGTAAGATCAGTCAATGGATCCCGTAAGCCATATGAGACTGGTGAAAATACAGTTAGGTCAAATTTGAAGACAATAGTTGAGACCCCTGAAGATTTACAACCATCTATTAAGCGCATGAAGATTGAGCCGCCCTCCCAATCtgttcatgaaattcaaaatccaGTAGTACAAGCTCCCACTGTTAGCGAATCTCAAGTGTTTCATACCACACAGCAAACTGAACAAATTGTCAATCCGAGTATGCCCATGAAATCTGAGGTTGCAGAGGTTAAGATGGAAGTCTCTATGAACATTGGTCAGGGAAGTCCAAAGAATATTGTTGTGAAAAAGGACAATTCAAATGATTCATGTATGCAAAGGACTGATGCTGATCCCGTTATGTCAAATAACCCTGCTGTTTTGCCAAAACAGGCCAGTGTTAAGATTGAAAAagaagtggatccagctaaagagGAATCCAACTCATTACCTGCCGATAATGCTGGTGCTTCAAAGTCTGGGAAGCCAAAAATTAAGGGAGTATCACTGACTGAATTGTTCACACCTGAGCAAGTTCGGCAGCATATAATAGGTCTCAGGCAGTGGGTTGGCCAG agtaaagcaaaagcagaaaaaaatCAAGCGATGGAACAATCAATGAGTGAAAATTCTTGTCAGTTATGTGCAGTTGAGAAGCTCACTTTTGAACCACCACCGATATATTGCACCCCATGTGGTGCTCGcattaaaagaaatgcaatgTACTACACAATTGGAACTGGTGATACTCGGCATTACTTCTGTATTCCTTGCTACAATGAGGCTCGTGGAGACACCATCATAGCCGATGGAACAGCAATCCCCAAAGCAAGGcttgagaagaagaaaaatgatgagGAGACTGAAGAATGG TGGGTTCAATGTGACAAATGTGAAGCTTGGCAACACCAAATTTGTGCATTGTTTAATGGTAGAAGAAATGACGGTGGACAAGCCGAGTATACTTGCCCAAATTGCTATGTAGAAGAAGTTGAAAGAGGGGAGCGCAAGCCATTACCACAAAGTGCTGTCCTTGGAGCAAAAGATCTACCAAGAACCATTTTGAGTGATCACATTGAGATGCGGTTAGCAAAGCGACTGAAACACGAAAGACAAGAGAGAGCAAGTGTTCAAGGAAAGAATATTGATGAG GTTCCTGGAGCAGAAGGACTCGTTGTAAGAGTAGTTTCATCTGTGGACAAAAAGTTGGATGTAAAGTCACGGTTTCTTGAGATTTTCCAAGAGGAAAACTATCCATTGGAatttccatacaagtccaag GTATTACTCTTGTTCCAAAAGATTGAAGGGGTAGAAGTATGCTTGTTTGGCATGTATGTTCAAGAATTCGGATCAGAATGCCAGCAACCAAATCATCGGCGTGTTTATCTTTCATATCTGGATTCGGTTAAATATTTCAGACCAGAGGTGAAAACTGTGACTGGAGAAGCTCTCCGTACATATGTGTACCatgaaattttg ATCGGATACCTGGAATATTGCAAAAAGCGGGGCTTTACAAGTTGTTATATATGGGCTTGTCCTCCACTAAAGGGTGAAGATTATATCTTATATTGCCATCCAGAAATCCAGAAGACGCCAAAGTCTGATAAACTTAGGGAATG GTACTTATCAATGTTAAGAAAAGCTTCAAAGGAAAATATTGTTGTAGATCTTACTAATTTGTATGACCATTTCTTTGTAAATACGGGTGAATGTAAAGCTAAGGTAACGGCTGCTCGGCTACCGTATTTTGATGGAGATTATTGGCCTGGGGCTGCAGAAGATATGATATACCAATTGCAACAAGAGGAGGATGGCAGAAAACAGCATAAGAAGGGAACTATAAAAAAGACCATAACAAAGAGAGCTCTAAAAGCATCCGGTCAGACTGATCTTTCTGGCAATGCGTCAAAGGATCTGCTACTAATGCATAAA CTTGGAGAAACTATATGTCCAATGAAGGAGGATTTTATCATGGTTCACTTGCAACACGCTTGCACTCACTGCTGCATTCTAATGGTATCTGGAAACCAATGGGTTTGTAATCAGTGCAAAAATTTTCAGCTCTGTGACAG GTGTTATGAAGCTGAGCAAAAACTTGAAGACAGAGAGAGACATCCTATCAACCAGAAAGACAAGCATGCTCTTTATCGA GTTGAAATCAATGATGTACCAGTAGATACCAAAGATAAAGATGAAATCCTTGAGAGTGAGTTCTTTGACACCAGGCAGGCATTTCTGAGTCTCTGTCAAGGAAATCATTATCAGTATGATACCCTCCGCCGTGCTAAACATTCATCCATGATGGTTCTTTACCATCTTCACAATCCTACTGCCCCAGCATTCGTGACGACATGCAATATATGCTTTCTGGATATTGAAGCTGGTCAAGGCTGGCGCTGCGAAACTTGCCCAGAATATGATATATGCAATTCATGTTACCAAAAAGATGGTGGGATTGATCATCCTCATAAGTTGACCAATCATCCCTCCATGGCTGAACGTGATGCACAAAACAAAGAAGCAAGACAAATGCGAGTCTTACAG CTTCGTAAAATGCTTGACCTTCTGGTGCATGCTTCTCAATGCCGTTCTCCACAATGTCAATACCCGAATTGCCGCAAGGTTAAGGGTCTTTTCCGCCATGGAATACAGTGCAAAACACGTGCCTCTGGAGGCTGTCTTCTCTGTAAGAGAATGTGGTATCTCCTTCAACTGCATGCCCGAGCGTGCAAAGAATCTGAATGCCATGTTCCACGTTGCAG AGATTTGAAGGAACACTTGAGAAGGCTACAACAGCAGTCTGATTCCCGACGCAGAGCTGCTGTGATGGAAATGATGAGACAGCGTGCTGCGGAGGTTGCTGGTAATGCTGGATGA